The DNA sequence CAGTCCGGTCAGATCAAAATAAACCCGCCGTACCAGCGTCTGTCTGTCCGCTGCTGCTGCCGGCTGCATCGACTTCGCTTCCAGCCGATTCAGAATGAAGCAGTCGATGTCATTCCGTACCCAGTCCTGCTGTTTGACTTTGGGAACCTCGGGACGGGTCAACGGACGAAACGACCAGAACTCCCGTTCCTTGTCAAAATCAAATCCCTCATCAGCGTTGACTTGCTTACGGGCAGGCACATCTCCCTTTCGCGGATCGGGGGCCCCCATCTGAATCCACTTCCGGAAGTCGGCGATCACTGCTGCAGGCAACTTCTCATCCGGCGGCATCGCGTAAAAATCGGGATCGTGTTCCAGTGCCTGCAGAATCAGACTCTGCTTCAGATTTCCCGGCACCACCGCTTTCCCGGAATCGCCCCCCTGCAACATCCCCGCGCGACTGTCCAGCACAAACGATGCACTCTCCGGATCAGGTTCCCCCGAATGGCAATCGTAACAGTGCTCCACCAGTACCGGGCGGATCTTGTTTTCAAAAAATTCAATACCGGCCTGTGGTGAAACCTTCGTTACAGGCCCCTTGTCAGCGGCACGGGAATCCGTCACCAGCACAGCGGAAGAAACGAGGAGTGTCAGGCAGGAGGAAATCAGGAAAGAACGCAAGGGAGTTCTCCTTCTCGAAGCTTTTAATGATGAACGCACTCAATACGCTTTGGGAAAGCAGACTCTGATGGAATGATTCAGACCTGGAGGGATGGAGAGACGTTAAAATGGCCTGAATTTCAATCATCGTCGATTATAAACCCCGACAGGCACTCGATGAACTAAATAACAACGCATTTTGATACTTTTACTCGTATTCCCCCCGAAAAATCCATTTCATCCCCCTTCCAGACCGGAATTTCATCCACACAGCTTCCCATTCCCTGCACATCCACAGCTCCCGTTTTTTATTAACGAAATAAATAAACAAGACTTCAAAAAACACACATGAATCGAATTCCATTTCCAACGTTTCAAAGGTCTGCATTGTCTCCTGCTGACCATGCTCTCAGTTCAGCCTGCCCACCACTGAAGACCAGATGTACTTGCTGCATAAACTGGACTTGATCGTCACTCTCCGAATCGTATTCTTGTGCAATTGTGCTTCGCGCGCGAGGCGGATGATGCGTGCACTGGAACACGGACCACAACTGACTCAGATGCACCTGAATCGGCGTCGAATTTTCCAGTTTTTCACCAGAACAAAAATCACAGGTTCGCAATGTCTCGTCCATTTTCAAATCATCTCGCAGCACACTCAACGCAGTTCGACACAGACTCACTGCAAACTCAACACATCTCACCCCACACTCAATCCACGATTCCCTCTTGACCCCCACACGCCATTCCACAAAATCATCAATACAGTAAACCACAACCACAATAACCAAGCCCCCAAATCAAGGATAAACCCGAATGCCATTCGGACCGAGCACAGCGAGCAGGAAACAGAATGAGAAAGCACTCAAATAGAAAAACCGCACCTCACCACAAACGCAGGGGCGGTGCCCATGTGCCCACCCACCTCGTGACTCACGAACTCAAATACCATTTACCATGGTTCCCGAATCCGACAATCATACCCATCGGCTCAGCAGCAGTAAGGTAGAGAAACAACCACCAATGCCAATCGGCATCAGAAAGAATTTCGTGCCTTTCATGTCTTTCGTGGTAGAAAAAAACTATCTCCAAGTTTTCTTTTGCTCTCGAATCCCTGCCTCCTATAATAAAAGTTCGTTTATCCGTCTCCCACCACCGTGTCTCACCAGTCAGGAGCACACCAACCATGGACCGCAGGACGTTTCTACAGGGTTCAGCCGCCGGGCTGGCCACTCTCTCCCTGGATCAGGTTGCTAAAGCCGCTGCCAGCGAACGCATTCGCATCGGCATGATCGGTGCCGGCGGTCGCGCTGCCGCCCTCAACCGTCACTTCGCGGAAAACCCCCAGGCCGAAATCGTCACCATCGCCGAGATCGACTCCGCCCGCCTCGGCAACACCGTGGACACCGTCACCAGACTGCAGGGCAAACAACCAGAAGTCATCCGCGATTTCCGTCACCTGCTCGACGACAACAGTCTCGACGCCATCGTGGTCGGCACTCCCGATCACTGGCACGCCATCCCCACGATCCTCGCCTGCCAGGCCGGCAAAGATGTCTACGTCGAAAAGCCGGACGGCCACAACATCGTCGAAGGCCAGCGGATGGTCGCCGCCATGAAAAAACACAACCGCGTCGTGCAATTGGGCTCGCAGCACCGTTCCACCGAACGCCTGAAGTCGGCCCTCGCCTACATCCGCAGCGGCGCCCTCGGTCGCTGCCTGGTCGCCAAAGCCTGGGAAAGCACCCGGCAGGGAAACATCGGCTACCCGCCTGACAGCACGCCCCCCGACACTGTCGATTACGACATGTGGCTCGGCCCTGCCAAAAAACGCCCCTTCAATAAAAACCGCTTCCACGGCCGCTGGCGCTGGTTCCACGATTATGGCACCGGCGACCTGGGCAACGACGGCGTGCATCGTCTCGACATGGCCTTCGCCGCGCTCAATGCCGCTTGTGAAGCACAAGGCGACGCCGCCATTTCGCTCCCCTCCAAAATCTCCGCGACCGGCGGCAAATGGTACTTCGACGACATGCAGGAATGGCCCGATACCCTGCAGGTCACCTACGAATACCAGAGCGATACGCCCAAAATCCTCACCTACGAAATGCGGATCTGGGCCCCCTACCATTATCACGGCGAATCAGAAGGCGCCGTCATCTACGGCGATAAAGCCCATATGACCATCGGCAACAGCCGCTGGCGCGTTTACGGCGAGCGCGGCAAGCTGATCAAGGAAGTCAAAGGGGACAGCGACGCCGGCCCGCACGTGGCCAACTTCCTCGACTGCATCAAGACCCGCAGCAAACCGGCCTGCGATCTGGAAACGGTGGGACACCCCGCCTCCATCCTCTGCCACGCCGGCAACATCGCCGCTCGCGTCGGCCGCACACTGACTCTCGATCCCCAAACTGAAACCTTCAAAAACGACGACGACGCCAACCAGCTCCGCGGCCGGGAAGAATGGCGCAAACCCTGGACACTCCCCGAAGTCTAAAAAAATAGGGGCGGTCCCATATTCCCGCCCGCCTGGCGAATAACAAATCAGAAACACACTACCCAAGGAACGATAGCAAGCCTCCAACCCCGGGTAAGCCCGAATGCAATTCGGGCCGAGCGCAGCGAGCAGGAAACTGACAGTGTTGCATTCAAGCAAGAAACAGTTAGTTTGCTCTCAAAACCATTCTGAACTGAGGTCGGAAAGAGAATTACCAGTTCGCACCTTTACCCAGACAACCTCCTGTTGCCTACGGCAATACCGGATTACATCCGGTACCACCCCCATCCGCTCCCGTAACACAACCAACCTGCGTCAGCATTTTTTTCGTGCCTTTCGTGTCTTTCGTGGTAGTAAAATTCGATTCCATTTCGGGTTCCCACCGGGTGGGCGCGGATGTAATCCGTGCCGAGCGCAGCGAGCAGGAGGTCCCAGCTCACCAGATCAATTCATAACAGGCCACTAACTAAATTAATTTACCTTGAGGAACGCGTACTCTTCACATTGTCTGCCCTGCAACATCCGGTACCACCCGCTCTAGTAACGCCATCAACCTGCGTCAGCATAATTTTCGTGTCGTTCGTGCATTTCATGGTAGCAATTAAAACACCCGACAGGCCAGTTCCAGATCACATTGACACAGTTTGTACTGAACTGATAGCATCCGGTCTCCCGTTGCTCGCCCAAATTCAAGGAGGTTCAAAATGCCGGTTCTTGGTCGCATTGTTTTTGCCTGTCTGCTCTGCTTTGGTACAGTTTGTCTGGCTGCTGATCCGCAGGAACGTCCGGCTCTGCTGAAGCAGGTACCCTCTGAAACCAATCAGCGGCCAGCAGCCCTCGATCATCTTCGCCTGGCAACAGAACAACTGCAGGCGGCGGGCCTGAAAACAGAAGCAGAGAGACTGCGGGAACTCTCTCTGCAGATCAAACAACGCATTCGTCAGAAACAGGCGGAATTGGAGACACAGGCAAAACAACTGCAACAGCTGGTGGGAACGCCGGCTCAGATTTTGTGCCGCTGTTGTATTCTGGAACTCACCCCGGACGCTGCAGAAGAATTTGCCACAGCTGCGAAGCCGGTGAATCAGGTTCAATCAGGAGTCGCAATCTACAGCAACGCCGAATCAGTCTTCGCAAAACTGAAACGGGAGGGGAAAATCAAGCGGGTCCACGCCAGTCCGCAGATTGTGACCAGGCCAGGAAAACCGGCGACCTTTAAAAGTGGCGGCGAATTTCCGATCCCGATCCCGGCCGACGACAGGCAGCCCTCAGTCGAATGGAGAGAGTTTGGCATCATCTGCAAAGTCGAGCCGGATCTGTTGGAGAATGGTAAAGTCCTGCTCCGCTTCTCCCCCGAAATTTCAGAATGTGACTTTGCGCACGCGGTCCAGGTCAACGGCACCACGGTCCCCGGCCTGACAGTACGACGCGTCAACACCAGGGCAGAAATGAATCTCGGTGAAACGCTGGTGGTGAAAACAGTCTCGAACACGAAAGACCAGGCAGAGACCGTAACCCTGTATATGGTCACGCCGGTTAACTTTGAAGAATAATCGAACAACACGATTTCACACTCTGCCCCGGCACTGTTTCGCCCCGTCCCCGGGTAAGCCCGAATAAAATTCGGGCCGAGCGCAGCGAGCAGGAAACTGTCTGTGTTGCGTTCAAGCAAGAAACATCCCGTTTGCTCTCCAGACTATTCTTGATTGAGATCAGAAACTGAAATACCAGATCGTACCTTCACCCTGTCAGTTTCCTGTTGCCTTCGGCAATACCGGATTACATCCGGTACCCCTCACATCCGCTCCGGTAACGCAACTAACCTGCGCCAGCATAATTTTCGTGTCTTTCGTGCTGGCCGTGGTAGCAAAAAAATTCGTGCGATTCGTGGTACCATCAAGCCTGCTGCTTCAACGGGTTCGTCTCCAAAATAATGTCATTAATCCCCGTCTGGTTAAATCCTTTGAACCCCTCTTCCCGCTGCAGAATTTCCAGGTGCGAACCGATGGCCCCTTTTTCGCGGAACTTGTCCGCTTCTTCTTGAGAGATCAGTCCGTCTTTCAGCAGCGACTGAATCCGGCTCTCTTGCACCGGCCAGATTTCCCCTGCCGTAAACGCCTGACGCAAATGTGGCAGATCGGTAAAGGGCTTCATCGTTTTCACGTCCCCCTCTTCCGCCAGCTGGTCCCGTGCGGCGTCGAAGTCGAACTGGCATTCCAGGTGATGCATGCCCGCCTGCAGGAACGCTTCCCCATGCAGTCGGTACCACAGCCCCACCGTACCCAGCTCATTCCGTTGCTGAAATGCCTCGTGTGCAAAGTCCTGCGATACCTCTTCGGCTGAGAGATCGACATCCGCGAATATTGTGATCCTCGCGTGAGGCTGCTCAATCACCTGGGCACCCCAGCCCGCTTCCTTGCCGGCATAGAACCGTTCACGCAGATTGAAACCCAAGAGTTCGAAGATCCCAATCAGGCTCTGGAAATACTTCCGGCTCGAACGATACGTATGGTGATCGTGATTCGCCCAGCCCATGCCCATGGCATCCTGGCGGGCCTTCTGAATCCGAGCCGCCAGGTTCCGCTGCTGCCAGTAATCCCGTTCGCCGGCAAAGAACAGATCGCAGGTCCGGTCCACACCCAGATCCGCAATTGATGCCTTAATCAGCGAAGCCGCATGCGCGAAACCCGCACTCGCTTCCGCGAAGTCCCGCTTCCGTAGCCGCAGCGCTTCCGCATGGGCGGCCAGCTTTTTCAGATCCGGAGTGGCAGGCGGTGTCGTACACGTTACCGGGCAACCGTGCCGCTCAATCACATGCAGTTCAACGCCTTCGCCGTCAAAAGCAATCCGCTGTCGCACCGCAGCACCGACATCACCTTCAATCGGAATGTCCATATCACGCTGCTGCACCAGCAGAAAGTCAGCCACACTGTCCACCCTGACAAACAAACGCTCGACCGCCGACGCAGCCGCCTTCACCGCAGGAAACATCGCCGCAGGATGATGATACAACGGACGATCCGCATCCGTCACCGGCTCATATCCCAAATCCACCAACTCATTCGCCAGCGCATCAGACCACTTCACTTCCAAATGATCCACCCAGTCCCTGAGCCGGGTTCCTGTGCGGGTCTGGAGATCATGGGCAAACTG is a window from the Gimesia benthica genome containing:
- a CDS encoding Gfo/Idh/MocA family protein, whose protein sequence is MDRRTFLQGSAAGLATLSLDQVAKAAASERIRIGMIGAGGRAAALNRHFAENPQAEIVTIAEIDSARLGNTVDTVTRLQGKQPEVIRDFRHLLDDNSLDAIVVGTPDHWHAIPTILACQAGKDVYVEKPDGHNIVEGQRMVAAMKKHNRVVQLGSQHRSTERLKSALAYIRSGALGRCLVAKAWESTRQGNIGYPPDSTPPDTVDYDMWLGPAKKRPFNKNRFHGRWRWFHDYGTGDLGNDGVHRLDMAFAALNAACEAQGDAAISLPSKISATGGKWYFDDMQEWPDTLQVTYEYQSDTPKILTYEMRIWAPYHYHGESEGAVIYGDKAHMTIGNSRWRVYGERGKLIKEVKGDSDAGPHVANFLDCIKTRSKPACDLETVGHPASILCHAGNIAARVGRTLTLDPQTETFKNDDDANQLRGREEWRKPWTLPEV
- a CDS encoding type II and III secretion system protein family protein encodes the protein MPVLGRIVFACLLCFGTVCLAADPQERPALLKQVPSETNQRPAALDHLRLATEQLQAAGLKTEAERLRELSLQIKQRIRQKQAELETQAKQLQQLVGTPAQILCRCCILELTPDAAEEFATAAKPVNQVQSGVAIYSNAESVFAKLKREGKIKRVHASPQIVTRPGKPATFKSGGEFPIPIPADDRQPSVEWREFGIICKVEPDLLENGKVLLRFSPEISECDFAHAVQVNGTTVPGLTVRRVNTRAEMNLGETLVVKTVSNTKDQAETVTLYMVTPVNFEE